One Aquisediminimonas profunda genomic region harbors:
- the fsa gene encoding fructose-6-phosphate aldolase: MKFFVDTADTKDIAELAATGLLDGVTTNPSLIHKSGRDFMDVTKEICGLVDGPVSAEVVALDHPTMMKEADILRKIADNVCIKVPLTIDGLKTCKALTSEGTMVNVTLCFSANQALLAAKAGATFVSPFVGRHDDNGFDGMALIEDIRLIYDNYDFGTEILVASVRHPIHVLQSAKIGADVMTAPPAVIRSLFNHVLTDKGIAGFLADWEKTGQKIG; the protein is encoded by the coding sequence ATGAAATTCTTCGTCGATACTGCCGATACCAAGGACATTGCAGAACTCGCCGCCACCGGCCTGCTCGACGGTGTCACGACCAACCCGTCGCTCATCCATAAGTCGGGCCGCGATTTCATGGACGTGACCAAGGAGATCTGCGGTCTGGTCGATGGCCCGGTTTCGGCCGAGGTCGTGGCGCTCGATCACCCGACGATGATGAAGGAAGCGGATATCCTGCGAAAGATTGCAGACAATGTCTGCATCAAGGTGCCACTGACAATCGATGGCCTGAAGACCTGCAAGGCCCTGACCAGCGAGGGCACGATGGTCAACGTCACGCTCTGTTTTTCTGCCAACCAGGCGCTACTGGCCGCCAAGGCCGGTGCGACGTTCGTGTCACCGTTCGTGGGTCGGCACGATGACAATGGTTTTGACGGAATGGCGCTGATCGAGGACATTCGCCTGATCTATGACAATTATGATTTCGGCACGGAAATCCTTGTCGCCTCGGTCCGCCATCCGATCCACGTCCTCCAATCCGCCAAGATCGGCGCCGATGTCATGACGGCGCCGCCGGCAGTCATCCGTTCGCTCTTCAACCATGTCCTCACCGACAAGGGCATTGCGGGCTTCCTCGCTGATTGGGAAAAGACGGGGCAGAAGATCGGGTGA